The Drosophila nasuta strain 15112-1781.00 chromosome 2R, ASM2355853v1, whole genome shotgun sequence genome segment TCTCTACCGAAATGATGGCATCTTCGGCATCCTCAAAGTTGGTGCCATACTTTAACGTGGAACTGAGATTGACCAAGTGGGCGACAGCTTCACTCGCATTCGTGCGTTGTTCGCCGCCAAAGAAACGTGCTATGCACGCATAGGCGCTCAAGATGTTCCACAGATTATAGTGGAGGCAAGGCGATGGGGTCTTCTTGCAGATGTCTGTAAATTTCGGAATATTCTTTTGAATTTCAGGCACATTCAATTGCTGCTCTGTTGGCGCATTGATAACCACAATCTTGGAATTCTTTGGCTTGCACCACCAGGGTTTGTAGTCGGGCATCAGTTTCATAATATCGCCACTGGCAATAAGTTTTTTGGAATTCCTGTTGCTCTTCCATTGTTAAACGGCTCCAGACCTCGTCGGCATCGTTGATATCGATGCCTTTCAAACGTGCCGCAATATCCTCATCATCCTCGACAACTTCTTCTGCCAACGATGGGTCAATATCATCGCCATCTCCCTCATTTTCATCCCCATCCTCCTCCTGCTGTTCGTCATCCGAGTCCAAAGGATTGTCCAGACCATCCGCATCGAAATCCTCCGGTTTAAAGCCGGCATCTGATGCGCGCATTCGCTTTAATATGTCGTATATCTTGCGCATGTCCTGCTGACTCTCGGGTGTCGTTGTGGCACTTGCCAGCTCATCCTGTATGCACGCCTTATAGAACTCCTCGGAACATTTCAAATGCGGTTTGGACTTGTAGCAAGCAACGCTACAGTAAAGCGCATTGCACTTGGGGCAGGTGTACTTGAACAGCGTCTCTTTACAGCTGAAAGTGAGTGtcacattaattttaattttttaattgtattgtaCACTTACAAATGGCAAGTTTCTGTGGATTCCGTCATCTTAATATAAAAGCGCGTCTTCTAAACGTTAGCACAACAATAACTATCGCCGGTAACAGCTGATTTTTATGCGTTGCCAGATAAACTCACAAATAGAACGCGTGTGAGCCAAACAAGTGTGGCAGCACTGTCCCACAAATGTTAGTGGCATCTCCCCGCATTGACAGCTGCATatcaaaattttgtattttgtaaaaaCAGAACGTGTTCCGTTTTCAAGCGAGATCAACGTCGTGCTCGTTCGTTCGTGGTCGTGgttgagtgagtgagtgagtgtgagcgagagagagagttacCTGATAGTTGGTACGAAATGTCAACAACAAGCGCAATTAACGGAAATCACTACGAACAATTGCATCAAGGACGCACCAGCATGTACAAGTCTAAAGTGGATGTCGTCCTGGGAGCCCAATGGGGCGATGAAGGCAAAGGCAAGGTCGTGGACATGCTTGCCTCCGAGGTGGACATTGTTTGCAGGTGTCAGgtaagcaaaaacaataacaccACAGCAACATTTGTACAAATCATTGAAAAATCAAAGtggcaaaaaaataacagctgATAAGAAGTTATCCTTGTGTCAAGGACACGACGCCGACGCTTTCAGTAACTGAAATATCGGCGCAATCATTGCGTCTGCCAAATCTGTACtttcatcagcatcatcagcacATATCTAAATTTCGCCAGAAGAtacacttatttatttttcttcagATTTCGTAGCTCTCCTCTACTATTATCGCAAGTGACGACCGCATGCTTCgctttttcatttattgtatCGTCGCGCCGCGTTTTTTCTACTTTCGTGTGTGTACATAGTATACTTGTGTATGTATGCAAGTGTGTGCACGTGcttgtgagtgtatgtgtgtgtacgctcagtcagtcagt includes the following:
- the LOC132786819 gene encoding LOW QUALITY PROTEIN: zinc finger HIT domain-containing protein 2 (The sequence of the model RefSeq protein was modified relative to this genomic sequence to represent the inferred CDS: deleted 1 base in 1 codon), whose translation is MTESTETCHFCKETLFKYTCPKCNALYCSVACYKSKPHLKCSEEFYKACIQDELASATTTPESQQDMRKIYDILKRMRASDAGFKPEDFDADGLDNPLDSDDEQQEEDGDENEGDGDDIDPSLAEEVVEDDEDIAARLKGIDINDADEVWSRLTMEEQQEFQKLIASGDIMKLMPDYKPWWCKPKNSKIVVINAPTEQQLNVPEIQKNIPKFTDICKKTPSPCLHYNLWNILSAYACIARFFGGEQRTNASEAVAHLVNLSSTLKYGTNFEDAEDAIISVEMEACTTGNGPAGAAAVGSAGGGNNFLVESREQLQEDARQLMSTRNNKLSALSDILYLLQSTKALSKRKNPEEAAFQKVFALASGSVELNRTKLTQLVKKIEFMLSYVTREEIL